From the Exiguobacterium aurantiacum genome, one window contains:
- the ispD gene encoding 2-C-methyl-D-erythritol 4-phosphate cytidylyltransferase yields the protein MRYTVVIPAAGKGKRMGADENKLMLTLQGKPIIVWTVEAFSKDAWCERIVLAVRPEEQGWFERQLYHLETPITYVTGGEERQQSVRAGLQVVDPNGIVLIHDGARPFVRIDQLHAIAEAAETEGAILAVPVKDTVKQVTAGQIKQTVPREALWLAQTPQAFPAADIRAVHNQAERSGFIGTDDASLFEWAGKKVTVLTGDYHNIKMTTPEDLLFGEAILTKEDYQ from the coding sequence GTGCGTTATACGGTGGTCATCCCAGCCGCGGGTAAAGGAAAGCGGATGGGAGCCGATGAGAATAAATTGATGCTGACGCTACAAGGAAAACCGATTATCGTCTGGACGGTCGAGGCGTTCTCGAAAGATGCATGGTGTGAGCGCATCGTTCTCGCTGTGCGCCCCGAGGAACAAGGTTGGTTCGAGCGACAGTTGTATCATCTAGAGACCCCGATCACATACGTGACGGGTGGGGAAGAACGACAACAGAGCGTTCGGGCCGGTTTACAAGTCGTCGACCCAAATGGCATCGTTTTGATTCATGACGGGGCACGGCCGTTCGTACGTATCGATCAACTTCACGCTATCGCGGAAGCAGCCGAGACGGAAGGTGCGATTCTCGCCGTCCCGGTCAAAGATACGGTCAAACAAGTCACAGCCGGACAAATCAAACAGACGGTGCCACGTGAGGCGCTATGGCTGGCGCAAACCCCACAGGCATTTCCCGCAGCTGACATCCGAGCGGTCCATAACCAGGCAGAAAGGTCCGGATTCATCGGGACGGACGATGCGAGTTTATTCGAGTGGGCAGGCAAAAAAGTGACTGTGCTTACAGGTGACTATCACAACATTAAAATGACGACCCCAGAAGATTTATTGTTTGGTGAAGCGATTTTAACGAAGGAGGACTATCAATGA
- the ispF gene encoding 2-C-methyl-D-erythritol 2,4-cyclodiphosphate synthase: MRIGQGFDVHAFAEGRPLILGGIEIPHDRGLLGHSDADVLLHTIADAALGAIAAGDIGKHFPDTDPEFKDADSKVLLQHVWQLVKAEGYVLGNVDATVMAERPKLRTYIDDMRAVIAELLEADISQVNVKATTTEKLGFTGREEGIAAQAVILLNRA, translated from the coding sequence ATGAGAATCGGACAAGGATTTGATGTACATGCGTTCGCCGAAGGGCGTCCGCTCATTTTGGGAGGCATTGAGATTCCGCATGACCGTGGCTTGCTTGGCCACTCGGACGCGGACGTCTTGTTGCATACGATTGCCGACGCAGCGCTCGGAGCGATTGCAGCGGGGGATATTGGCAAGCATTTCCCGGACACGGACCCTGAGTTTAAGGATGCAGACTCGAAAGTGTTGTTACAACACGTCTGGCAACTCGTCAAAGCAGAAGGCTATGTGCTTGGCAACGTCGATGCGACGGTGATGGCGGAACGACCGAAGCTCCGAACGTACATCGACGACATGCGAGCGGTTATCGCCGAGTTGCTTGAAGCGGATATCAGCCAAGTGAACGTCAAAGCGACGACGACTGAAAAGCTCGGCTTCACAGGACGTGAAGAAGGAATTGCCGCTCAGGCGGTCATCCTGCTCAACCGCGCTTGA
- the gltX gene encoding glutamate--tRNA ligase, translating to MMSEVRVRYAPSPTGHLHIGNARTALFNYLYARHAGGKMILRIEDTDQKRNVENGVESQMKYLEWLGIDWDEGPGRGGEFGPYFQMERLDLYNQYVNELMDKGLAYKCYMTSEELEAEREAQIARGEAPRYSGAHRNLSDEERAAFEAEGRKPSIRIRVPESVTYKWTDVVKGDVSFESKDFGDWVIVKQDGIPTYNFAVVVDDHLMKISHVLRGDDHIANTPKQMMVYDALGWDYPSFGHMTLIYNENHKKLSKRDESIIQFIEQYADLGYLPGALFNFISLLGWSPVGEEEIFTKEAFIEMFDAGRLSKSPAVFDQQKLAWINSVYMKQASLDEVVALSLPFLQEAGRLPNALSMEQADWATALIALYKEQMTHGAEIVSLTDLFFKDEVEYDEEANAVLAGETVPAVLAEFKVQLEAIEEFTPEAVKAATKATQKATGQKGKNLFMPIRVATTGQTHGPELPNAISLIGKERVLARLTTLLA from the coding sequence ATTATGAGTGAAGTGCGCGTACGCTATGCGCCGAGTCCGACGGGTCACCTTCATATCGGGAACGCCCGGACCGCGCTATTTAACTATTTATACGCTCGCCACGCTGGCGGGAAGATGATTCTCCGAATCGAGGATACGGACCAGAAACGTAACGTCGAGAACGGTGTTGAAAGCCAAATGAAATACTTGGAATGGCTCGGCATCGATTGGGATGAAGGTCCAGGCCGCGGCGGCGAATTCGGTCCTTATTTCCAAATGGAGCGGCTCGACCTCTACAATCAATACGTGAACGAGTTGATGGATAAAGGACTCGCTTATAAGTGCTATATGACGTCTGAAGAACTTGAGGCAGAACGTGAAGCCCAAATCGCGCGTGGCGAAGCACCACGTTATTCGGGAGCACATCGTAACTTGAGCGACGAAGAGCGGGCGGCGTTCGAAGCCGAAGGACGTAAACCGTCGATTCGGATTCGTGTACCAGAGTCGGTCACGTACAAGTGGACTGATGTCGTCAAAGGGGACGTCTCGTTCGAGTCGAAAGACTTCGGAGACTGGGTCATCGTCAAACAAGACGGGATCCCGACGTATAACTTTGCTGTCGTCGTCGACGACCACTTGATGAAGATCAGCCACGTATTGCGTGGGGATGACCATATCGCCAACACACCGAAACAGATGATGGTGTATGATGCGCTCGGTTGGGACTATCCTTCGTTCGGCCATATGACCTTGATCTATAACGAGAACCATAAGAAGCTCTCGAAACGTGATGAGTCGATCATTCAGTTCATCGAGCAATATGCCGATCTCGGGTACCTTCCAGGGGCACTCTTTAACTTCATCTCGCTTCTCGGTTGGTCTCCAGTCGGTGAAGAAGAGATCTTTACGAAAGAAGCGTTCATCGAGATGTTTGACGCCGGTCGTCTTTCGAAGAGTCCGGCCGTCTTCGACCAACAGAAACTCGCTTGGATCAACAGTGTCTACATGAAACAGGCTTCGCTTGACGAAGTGGTGGCACTCAGTTTACCATTCTTACAAGAAGCAGGACGTTTACCGAACGCCTTGTCGATGGAACAGGCGGATTGGGCCACGGCGTTGATTGCCCTCTATAAAGAACAAATGACGCACGGTGCTGAAATCGTGTCGTTGACGGATTTGTTCTTCAAGGATGAGGTCGAATACGACGAAGAGGCCAATGCGGTCCTCGCTGGCGAAACGGTACCGGCTGTCCTCGCCGAATTCAAAGTTCAACTTGAAGCGATCGAGGAATTCACACCGGAAGCCGTGAAAGCAGCGACGAAAGCGACACAAAAAGCCACTGGCCAAAAAGGGAAAAACTTGTTCATGCCGATCCGGGTCGCGACGACCGGGCAGACGCACGGACCAGAGCTTCCGAACGCCATTTCATTGATTGGCAAAGAGCGTGTCTTGGCACGTCTCACAACATTATTAGCTTAA
- the cysE gene encoding serine O-acetyltransferase — MGFWKSVSEDIRNVLELDPAARSKAEVILTYPGLHALWAHRIAHGLWTRNVKLMAKLIAQTSRWLTGIEIHPGAVIGERLFIDHGFGIVIGETAIIGNDVTIYQGVTLGGTGKEKGKRHPTIGNDVLISAGAKVLGNITIGDCVKIGASSVVLKDVPSDSTVVGIPGRVVIRNGERVKQHDLDHRFPDPDRECQERLERAVAQLEDKLASLEKRMEEKTHDSVLQQPHE, encoded by the coding sequence ATGGGATTTTGGAAAAGTGTGAGCGAAGATATTCGGAACGTGCTCGAGCTCGATCCGGCTGCCCGCTCAAAAGCAGAAGTCATTTTAACGTATCCGGGGTTACACGCACTTTGGGCACATCGAATCGCGCATGGACTGTGGACACGCAACGTGAAGTTAATGGCGAAGTTGATTGCCCAGACGAGTCGTTGGTTGACCGGGATTGAGATTCATCCCGGTGCGGTCATCGGCGAACGCTTGTTTATCGATCATGGGTTTGGCATCGTCATCGGGGAGACTGCCATCATCGGCAATGACGTAACGATTTATCAAGGTGTGACGCTCGGCGGGACGGGCAAAGAGAAAGGGAAGCGACATCCGACCATAGGGAACGATGTGCTCATCTCGGCCGGAGCTAAAGTACTCGGGAATATCACGATTGGCGATTGCGTCAAAATCGGGGCAAGTTCCGTCGTCTTAAAAGACGTCCCGTCCGACTCGACCGTTGTCGGAATTCCAGGGCGGGTCGTCATCCGGAACGGGGAGCGGGTCAAACAGCACGACCTCGATCATCGCTTCCCAGACCCGGACCGCGAATGCCAAGAGCGACTAGAACGTGCTGTCGCACAGTTAGAAGACAAACTTGCTTCATTAGAAAAACGGATGGAGGAAAAAACACATGATTCAGTTTTACAACAGCCTCACGAATAA
- the cysS gene encoding cysteine--tRNA ligase, whose protein sequence is MIQFYNSLTNKKEPFVPIVPGKVSMYVCGPTVYNYIHVGNARPAIAFDTVRRYLSYRGYDVKYVLNFTDVDDKIIRTANELGEDVTTLTNRYIDAYLEDTGALNVLPADVHPRVTDTMDEIITFIRELETQDFAYEAGGDVYFRTRKFETYGKLSQQSIEDLRAGSRVDVGEKKEDPLDFVLWKAAKPGEPAWESPWGQGRPGWHIECSAMAKKHLGATIDIHAGGHDLKFPHHENEIAQSEACNHTKFANYWLHNGFINIENEKMSKSLGNFLLVHEALKEVDAMVLRFFMLSVHYRHPINYSRELIEQAANGWDRIKEAYQNVEYRLSVTAGLEEPSEAMERKLATIKAAFIEAMDDDINTANAVTVLFDLAREANIYAKADHVSKDTLEHVITLFEELTSVLGLTIKAEAELLDADIDQLIQERNFARAERNFARADEIRDLLKEQNIQLEDTAQGVRWKRL, encoded by the coding sequence ATGATTCAGTTTTACAACAGCCTCACGAATAAGAAAGAACCGTTCGTACCAATCGTCCCGGGAAAAGTGTCGATGTACGTATGTGGACCGACCGTCTACAATTACATTCACGTCGGCAACGCCCGGCCGGCCATCGCCTTTGATACGGTTCGTCGCTATTTATCGTATCGGGGCTATGATGTCAAATACGTCCTCAATTTCACGGATGTGGACGATAAGATCATCCGGACTGCGAACGAACTCGGTGAGGACGTCACGACACTGACGAACCGTTATATCGACGCCTATCTGGAAGACACTGGCGCCTTGAACGTCTTACCGGCTGACGTCCATCCACGCGTCACGGACACGATGGACGAGATCATCACGTTCATCCGCGAACTTGAGACGCAAGATTTTGCGTATGAGGCGGGCGGGGACGTCTATTTCCGGACCCGTAAATTTGAGACGTACGGCAAATTGAGCCAGCAATCGATTGAAGACTTGCGCGCGGGTTCACGTGTCGACGTCGGGGAAAAGAAAGAAGACCCGCTCGATTTCGTCTTATGGAAAGCAGCGAAGCCAGGCGAACCGGCATGGGAAAGCCCATGGGGACAAGGTCGTCCGGGCTGGCATATCGAGTGCTCGGCGATGGCGAAGAAACACCTTGGCGCAACGATCGATATCCATGCCGGGGGACACGACCTCAAGTTCCCGCACCACGAGAACGAGATCGCCCAGTCCGAGGCGTGCAACCATACGAAGTTCGCCAACTACTGGCTGCATAACGGCTTCATCAATATCGAGAACGAAAAGATGTCCAAATCGCTCGGGAACTTCCTGCTCGTCCATGAGGCGTTGAAGGAAGTGGATGCGATGGTGCTCCGCTTCTTCATGTTGTCGGTCCACTACCGTCATCCAATCAACTATAGCCGTGAGTTAATCGAGCAAGCGGCGAACGGCTGGGACCGCATCAAGGAGGCGTATCAAAACGTTGAATATCGTCTATCGGTCACAGCTGGCCTGGAAGAGCCGAGCGAGGCGATGGAACGTAAACTCGCGACAATCAAAGCAGCCTTCATCGAAGCGATGGATGATGACATCAATACGGCGAACGCGGTGACAGTATTGTTTGATTTGGCGCGTGAAGCCAACATCTATGCGAAAGCCGATCACGTCTCGAAAGACACGCTCGAACACGTGATCACCCTATTCGAAGAATTGACAAGTGTGCTCGGGTTGACGATCAAGGCAGAGGCGGAGTTGCTCGACGCGGATATCGATCAATTGATCCAAGAACGGAACTTCGCCCGTGCGGAGCGGAACTTCGCCCGCGCCGATGAAATTCGGGATCTTTTGAAAGAACAGAACATTCAACTCGAGGATACAGCCCAAGGCGTGCGGTGGAAACGGTTATGA
- a CDS encoding Mini-ribonuclease 3: MKQLAPQLNALALAYMGDAVYEMAVRKRLLGQGMTKPNDLHRGAIRYVNAAAQAGVVTHWIETGVLSEDEAAVVRRGKNAKSGSIPKRTDVHTYRYSTAFEALIGYTYLMERRDRLEELIEQAFTWLETESFETT, encoded by the coding sequence ATGAAACAACTTGCCCCCCAATTGAACGCCCTCGCCCTCGCCTACATGGGTGACGCCGTCTATGAGATGGCGGTACGGAAGCGTCTGCTTGGCCAAGGGATGACGAAACCGAACGATCTCCACCGCGGCGCCATCCGTTACGTGAATGCGGCAGCCCAAGCTGGGGTCGTGACCCACTGGATCGAGACTGGTGTCTTGAGCGAGGATGAGGCGGCCGTCGTCCGCCGCGGGAAGAATGCGAAATCGGGTTCCATCCCAAAACGGACGGATGTTCACACGTATCGGTACTCGACCGCGTTCGAGGCATTGATTGGCTACACATATCTAATGGAAAGAAGGGATCGCCTTGAAGAACTCATCGAACAAGCGTTCACATGGCTCGAAACCGAGTCATTCGAAACGACATGA
- the rlmB gene encoding 23S rRNA (guanosine(2251)-2'-O)-methyltransferase RlmB produces the protein MLEEGIDFLYGRNPVMEALRSGRDMNKVFIMEGQQKGPLAQIIGMANEASVQISFVPKTKLEKMAGSEHHQGVVAAVAAYEYKSIEDMFALAESKGETPLLILLDELEDPHNLGSILRTADAVGAHGIIIPKRRSVGLTQTVAKASTGAIEYIPVARVTNLTRTLEELKEKGLWVVGTDASESQDYRRLDGNMPLVVVIGSEGKGMSRLVRESCDFLVHMPMVGHVTSLNASVAAALLLYEVHRSRNPLS, from the coding sequence GTGCTCGAAGAAGGGATCGATTTCCTTTACGGACGCAATCCGGTGATGGAAGCGCTCCGGAGCGGTCGCGATATGAACAAGGTCTTCATTATGGAAGGACAACAGAAAGGACCGCTCGCTCAAATCATCGGCATGGCCAACGAGGCATCAGTTCAAATCTCGTTCGTCCCGAAGACGAAACTCGAGAAGATGGCCGGCAGCGAGCATCACCAAGGTGTCGTCGCCGCGGTCGCCGCGTATGAATATAAGTCGATTGAAGACATGTTCGCGCTCGCCGAGTCAAAAGGAGAAACGCCGTTGCTCATCCTGCTCGATGAACTCGAAGACCCGCATAACCTCGGGTCGATTCTCCGGACGGCGGATGCAGTCGGGGCCCACGGGATTATCATTCCGAAGCGCCGCTCGGTCGGCTTGACGCAGACGGTGGCGAAAGCGTCGACTGGAGCGATCGAGTACATCCCGGTCGCGCGCGTCACGAACTTGACGCGGACGCTTGAAGAGTTAAAAGAGAAAGGGCTGTGGGTTGTCGGGACAGACGCGAGCGAGAGCCAAGACTATCGTCGCCTCGATGGGAACATGCCGCTCGTCGTCGTCATCGGTAGTGAAGGCAAAGGAATGAGCCGCCTCGTACGCGAGTCGTGCGACTTCCTCGTCCACATGCCGATGGTCGGTCACGTCACATCGTTGAACGCCTCGGTCGCAGCCGCACTTCTCTTGTATGAAGTGCATCGCTCACGTAACCCGTTGTCATGA
- a CDS encoding NYN domain-containing protein: protein MSIKKRELLLVDGYNIIGAWPHLRKLRDIDFEKARTDLIEAMAEYQAVTGREVTIVFDAHMRYGRESKANQSRVAVVYTKENETADEWIERRAHELVDDRLVTLFVATNDFTEQWVIFGQGALRVPANELLKDWKHAQVLIEKERSALEQDRSNRKTIDLSPDIRARLEEIRRRK from the coding sequence ATGAGCATCAAGAAACGGGAATTGCTCCTCGTCGATGGTTATAACATCATTGGCGCATGGCCACACCTTCGCAAGCTGCGTGACATCGATTTTGAGAAGGCACGCACCGATTTGATTGAAGCGATGGCTGAGTATCAAGCGGTCACGGGTCGTGAAGTGACCATCGTCTTCGATGCCCATATGCGATATGGCCGGGAGTCGAAAGCGAATCAGAGTCGTGTCGCGGTCGTCTATACGAAAGAGAACGAGACGGCGGACGAGTGGATTGAGCGGCGCGCCCATGAACTCGTCGATGACCGGCTCGTGACGCTGTTCGTGGCGACGAACGATTTCACCGAACAGTGGGTCATCTTCGGACAAGGAGCGCTTCGGGTTCCCGCCAATGAATTATTAAAGGATTGGAAGCACGCCCAGGTGTTGATTGAAAAAGAGCGATCGGCACTCGAACAGGACCGGTCGAATCGAAAAACAATCGACCTCTCCCCAGACATAAGAGCCCGATTGGAAGAAATACGTCGCCGTAAATGA
- the sigH gene encoding RNA polymerase sporulation sigma factor SigH → MNGWPYEQFESMSDEELVFLARNEGDSDALEFLIERYRYFVRAKARSYFLIGADHEDIVQEGMIGLYKGVRDYRDERLASFKSFAEMCITRQMITAIKTATRQKHIPLNSYVSLDKPIFDDESDRTLLDVILPPHPTDPQDLLVTREEQLFMEEKMDELLSDLERKVLRLYLDGRSYQEISDDLDRHVKSIDNALQRVKKKFERHVDVKTMTS, encoded by the coding sequence ATGAACGGATGGCCATACGAGCAGTTTGAAAGCATGTCGGACGAAGAGCTGGTCTTTCTTGCGCGTAATGAAGGGGATAGCGACGCTCTTGAATTTTTGATTGAACGTTACCGGTATTTCGTCCGGGCAAAGGCAAGGTCTTATTTTTTGATTGGTGCCGACCACGAGGATATCGTCCAAGAGGGGATGATCGGGCTGTATAAAGGTGTCCGGGATTACCGCGATGAACGACTCGCCTCGTTTAAAAGTTTTGCCGAGATGTGCATCACCCGCCAAATGATCACCGCCATCAAAACGGCGACCCGTCAGAAGCATATCCCGCTCAATTCTTATGTCTCGCTCGACAAACCGATTTTTGACGACGAGTCGGACCGGACGTTGCTCGATGTGATCTTGCCGCCGCATCCGACGGACCCGCAGGATTTGCTCGTCACGAGAGAAGAACAACTGTTCATGGAAGAAAAGATGGACGAGCTCCTGAGTGACTTGGAACGAAAAGTGTTACGTCTTTATTTGGACGGCCGTTCGTACCAAGAAATCTCAGACGACCTTGACCGCCATGTAAAATCGATTGACAATGCGTTGCAACGCGTGAAGAAAAAGTTTGAGCGGCATGTCGACGTCAAAACGATGACGAGCTAA
- the rpmG gene encoding 50S ribosomal protein L33 → MAKKVSLACSACGSSGYSTMKQDDVTTRLELKKFCRRCNAHTTHRESK, encoded by the coding sequence ATGGCAAAGAAAGTAAGTCTCGCGTGCTCAGCGTGCGGGTCGAGTGGTTATTCGACCATGAAGCAAGACGACGTGACGACACGGCTCGAGCTGAAAAAGTTCTGCCGGCGTTGCAATGCGCATACGACACACCGAGAATCGAAGTAA
- the secE gene encoding preprotein translocase subunit SecE produces MNFLRDVWKELKKTSWPTRKELTKYTITVIATVVVIGLFVFGVDTGVSYLVNLLIN; encoded by the coding sequence ATGAACTTTTTGCGCGATGTATGGAAAGAGTTAAAGAAAACGAGTTGGCCGACTCGTAAAGAGCTCACAAAATATACCATCACGGTCATCGCGACGGTCGTCGTGATCGGCCTGTTCGTGTTCGGCGTAGATACTGGTGTCAGCTATCTCGTCAACCTATTGATTAACTAA
- the nusG gene encoding transcription termination/antitermination protein NusG yields MEKQWFVVQTYSGFENNVKENLERRIGSMNMEDKIFRVLVPTETTQEEVTLKSGEKKIKEKEVKSFPGYVFVEMIMTDDSWYVVRNTPNVTGFLGSTGGGAKPIPLQPDEVTNVLSQMGLIEKKDRYNYELGDLVRVKEGAFENFEGTIDEIESEKEKLKVVVDMFGRETKIELDFEQVQKIN; encoded by the coding sequence GTGGAGAAACAATGGTTTGTTGTCCAGACGTATTCTGGATTTGAAAACAACGTCAAAGAAAACCTAGAACGTCGAATCGGTTCGATGAACATGGAAGATAAAATTTTCCGCGTCCTCGTTCCGACTGAAACAACGCAAGAAGAAGTTACACTTAAGAGTGGCGAGAAGAAGATTAAAGAAAAAGAAGTGAAGAGCTTCCCAGGTTACGTCTTCGTCGAGATGATCATGACGGATGATTCGTGGTATGTCGTTCGGAACACACCGAACGTCACCGGCTTCCTCGGTTCGACAGGCGGCGGCGCCAAGCCGATCCCGCTTCAACCGGACGAAGTGACGAACGTCTTGTCACAGATGGGTCTCATCGAGAAGAAAGATCGTTATAACTACGAACTCGGCGACCTCGTCCGTGTCAAAGAAGGCGCATTTGAGAACTTTGAAGGAACGATTGACGAAATCGAATCCGAAAAAGAGAAGCTCAAAGTTGTCGTCGACATGTTCGGCCGTGAAACAAAAATTGAGCTTGATTTCGAACAAGTTCAGAAAATTAACTAA
- the rplK gene encoding 50S ribosomal protein L11 has protein sequence MAKKVTKLVKLQIPAGKANPAPPVGPALGQAGVNIMGFCKEFNARTQDQAGLIIPVVITVYEDRSFTFITKTPPAAVLLKKAAGIESGSGEPNRKKVATVKRDKVREIAELKMPDLNASSVETAMLMVEGTARSMGIVIED, from the coding sequence GTGGCGAAAAAAGTTACTAAACTCGTTAAACTTCAAATCCCAGCTGGTAAAGCTAACCCAGCACCACCAGTAGGTCCAGCACTTGGTCAAGCAGGTGTTAACATCATGGGATTCTGTAAAGAGTTCAACGCTCGTACACAAGACCAAGCCGGATTGATTATTCCTGTAGTCATTACGGTATACGAAGATCGTTCGTTTACATTCATTACGAAAACTCCACCAGCTGCAGTTCTTTTGAAGAAAGCTGCTGGTATCGAGAGCGGTTCTGGTGAACCAAACCGTAAGAAGGTAGCAACGGTTAAGCGTGATAAAGTTCGCGAAATCGCTGAACTTAAAATGCCTGACCTTAACGCGTCGTCTGTTGAAACAGCGATGCTTATGGTTGAAGGTACTGCGCGTAGTATGGGTATTGTAATCGAAGACTAA
- the rplA gene encoding 50S ribosomal protein L1, which yields MGKKHQEAAKLVDRMKSYELAEAVELVQKTATAKFDETIEVAVRLGVDPKKADQQIRGAVVLPHGTGKTQKVLVFAKGEKVKEAEAAGADYVGDSEFITKIQQGWFDFDVIVATPDMMGEVGKLGRVLGPKGLMPNPKTGTVTFDVAKAIADIKAGKVEYRVDKAGNIHVPVGKKSFEATKLSENIETIIETLMKVKPATAKGTYLKNIALSSTMGPGIRVATADFIK from the coding sequence ATGGGTAAAAAACACCAAGAAGCAGCTAAGCTTGTTGACCGCATGAAGTCATACGAACTCGCTGAGGCCGTTGAACTCGTACAAAAAACAGCTACTGCTAAATTCGATGAAACAATCGAAGTTGCTGTCCGTCTCGGCGTAGATCCGAAGAAAGCGGACCAACAAATCCGCGGTGCCGTTGTACTTCCACACGGTACTGGTAAAACACAAAAAGTTCTCGTCTTCGCAAAAGGCGAAAAAGTTAAAGAAGCTGAAGCGGCTGGCGCTGACTACGTCGGTGATTCTGAGTTCATCACTAAAATCCAACAAGGATGGTTCGACTTCGATGTTATCGTTGCGACACCTGACATGATGGGCGAAGTTGGTAAACTTGGTCGCGTTCTCGGACCTAAAGGCCTCATGCCTAACCCGAAAACAGGCACAGTCACGTTCGACGTTGCGAAAGCAATCGCGGACATCAAAGCTGGTAAAGTAGAATACCGCGTTGACAAAGCCGGTAACATCCACGTACCAGTTGGTAAGAAATCATTTGAAGCAACAAAACTCTCTGAGAACATCGAGACAATCATCGAGACGCTCATGAAAGTGAAGCCTGCTACTGCAAAAGGAACTTACCTTAAAAACATCGCGCTTTCTTCGACAATGGGTCCTGGGATCCGTGTCGCGACTGCCGACTTCATCAAGTAA
- the rplJ gene encoding 50S ribosomal protein L10: protein MASEKIVSQKSALVDEIAEKMQASVGTIVVDYRGLTVEEVTTLRKSLRDAGIEFKVYKNGLLRRAAVQSNFEGLDEVFTGPTAIAFSNEDVVAPAKILNDFSKEHKALELKGGIIEGKVTSLEEVKALAELPSRDGLLSMLLSVLQAPIRGLAVATNAIAEQKEEQTA, encoded by the coding sequence ATGGCAAGCGAAAAAATCGTATCTCAAAAATCGGCACTCGTCGATGAGATCGCTGAAAAAATGCAAGCGAGCGTCGGAACAATCGTTGTTGACTACCGTGGACTTACAGTTGAAGAAGTGACTACCCTCCGTAAATCACTCCGTGACGCTGGAATCGAGTTCAAAGTATACAAAAATGGTCTTCTTCGCCGCGCGGCAGTTCAGTCGAACTTCGAAGGTCTTGACGAAGTCTTCACAGGTCCTACAGCAATCGCCTTCTCTAACGAAGACGTTGTTGCTCCTGCGAAGATCTTGAACGACTTCTCGAAAGAGCACAAAGCGCTCGAATTGAAAGGCGGAATCATCGAAGGCAAAGTAACTTCACTCGAAGAAGTTAAAGCCCTTGCAGAACTTCCATCACGCGATGGTCTTCTCTCGATGCTTCTCAGCGTACTTCAAGCTCCAATCCGTGGGCTCGCAGTCGCAACAAACGCAATCGCAGAACAAAAAGAAGAGCAAACTGCTTAA
- the rplL gene encoding 50S ribosomal protein L7/L12: protein MAFNKEQFIEDLKSMTVLELNELVKTIEEEFGVSAAAPVAVAGAGAAAAEEQTEFDVILTNAGAGKINVIKAVRELTGLGLKEAKALVDGTPAPVKEGVSKEDADAVKAKLEEAGATVEVK, encoded by the coding sequence ATGGCTTTCAACAAAGAGCAATTCATCGAAGACCTCAAATCAATGACGGTTCTCGAACTTAACGAACTCGTAAAAACAATCGAAGAAGAATTCGGCGTATCAGCAGCAGCTCCAGTAGCAGTTGCAGGTGCAGGCGCAGCAGCAGCTGAAGAGCAAACTGAATTCGACGTAATCCTCACAAACGCTGGCGCTGGTAAAATCAACGTCATCAAAGCAGTTCGTGAACTTACAGGCCTCGGTCTTAAAGAAGCGAAAGCACTCGTTGACGGAACTCCGGCTCCAGTCAAAGAAGGCGTTTCTAAAGAAGATGCAGACGCAGTCAAAGCTAAGCTTGAAGAAGCTGGCGCAACTGTCGAAGTTAAGTAA